In one Diabrotica virgifera virgifera chromosome 7, PGI_DIABVI_V3a genomic region, the following are encoded:
- the LOC114326822 gene encoding uncharacterized protein LOC114326822, with protein MWFEILPSLGIIVGALAFPHVSAYYFNYIVVGNMFRRKMESFEERLQYLRDRRLTRNPYKVQGLEAVPDDSEEPETVLKSEDEC; from the exons atgtggtTTGAAATTTTACCATCATTAGGTATAATAGTTGGTGCATTGGCATTTCCACATGTGTCTGCTTATTACTTTAACTATATAGTCGTAGGAAATATGTTTAGAAGAAAAATGGAGAGTTTTGAG gAAAGACTACAATACTTAAGAGACAGAAGGCTTACCAGAAATCCTTATAAAGTCCAGGGATTGGAAGCTGTTCCAGATGACAGTGAAGAACCTGAGACAGTATTAAAAAGTGAAGATGAATGCTAG